In the genome of Pelobacter seleniigenes DSM 18267, one region contains:
- a CDS encoding bifunctional ADP-dependent NAD(P)H-hydrate dehydratase/NAD(P)H-hydrate epimerase, producing MRLCTAKEMAAVDQHAINELGVPGAVLMENAGRACCDQFEQTFGRLFPGPVLVIAGKGNNGGDGYVMARVLADRGWQVETLVLGGEAEINGDAKIMLNILNALALPVDFITDSEQLSGYFARTNWPIIVDAVFGTGLNSAVRGLQREAIRLINASAAAVFAVDIPSGVDGSSGKILGLAVDADLTVTFDCAKIGHGSRPGADCVGQLKVVDIGIPRQLRPQLSSRVRLLDEADARALLPARATGGHKGSFGHLLVVAGSPGKTGAAALAGNCAARSGCGLVTVATPAAVHDIIEVKLTEAMSCPLADQDGLLSFAARPQLQALLNGRQAVAIGPGLGQSAELARLLGWLIGHVRVPMVLDADGLNLLAGQLELLQQPDRAPLVLTPHPGEMARLCGLSVAEIEANRFECAATFAAQYNVVLLLKGARTVIAAADGRVDINATGNDGLAAGGSGDVLTGLIGGLLAQGMDAFAAASLGAWLHGRAAELIAGTSGTAGMIATDLISHLPVARHELLKGA from the coding sequence ATGAGACTCTGCACTGCAAAGGAAATGGCGGCGGTTGATCAGCATGCGATCAATGAACTCGGGGTCCCCGGAGCGGTGTTGATGGAAAATGCCGGCCGGGCCTGCTGCGATCAGTTCGAGCAGACTTTCGGCAGGTTGTTTCCGGGGCCGGTGCTGGTGATTGCCGGCAAAGGGAACAACGGTGGCGATGGCTATGTCATGGCCCGGGTGCTCGCCGACCGTGGCTGGCAAGTTGAGACGCTGGTCCTTGGCGGTGAAGCGGAGATCAACGGCGATGCCAAGATCATGCTTAATATTCTCAATGCCCTGGCTCTGCCGGTCGATTTTATCACCGACAGCGAGCAGCTAAGTGGATACTTTGCCCGGACAAACTGGCCGATCATCGTCGATGCGGTGTTCGGAACCGGACTCAATTCGGCGGTACGCGGTCTGCAAAGAGAGGCCATCCGTCTGATCAACGCTTCTGCTGCCGCAGTGTTTGCCGTCGATATCCCCTCCGGCGTGGACGGCTCCAGCGGCAAAATCTTGGGGCTCGCCGTTGACGCCGATCTGACCGTAACCTTTGATTGCGCCAAGATCGGCCATGGCAGCCGGCCGGGAGCGGACTGTGTCGGTCAGCTCAAGGTCGTCGATATCGGTATTCCGCGGCAACTGCGGCCACAGCTGTCATCGCGGGTTCGCCTGCTTGATGAGGCGGATGCCCGGGCGCTACTCCCGGCGCGGGCAACGGGTGGGCATAAGGGCAGCTTCGGCCACCTGCTGGTGGTTGCCGGATCACCGGGGAAGACCGGGGCCGCGGCCCTTGCCGGCAACTGCGCCGCGCGTAGCGGCTGCGGGCTGGTCACCGTCGCCACGCCGGCCGCGGTTCATGATATTATTGAAGTGAAATTGACCGAAGCCATGAGCTGCCCTCTGGCTGATCAGGACGGTCTGCTGAGTTTTGCCGCCCGCCCGCAACTGCAAGCTCTGTTGAACGGACGCCAGGCGGTTGCCATAGGTCCAGGTTTGGGGCAGAGTGCAGAGCTGGCCCGTCTGCTGGGCTGGCTGATTGGGCATGTCCGGGTTCCAATGGTGCTTGATGCCGACGGGCTGAACTTGCTGGCCGGACAGCTGGAGTTGCTGCAACAACCCGACCGTGCGCCCCTGGTTCTGACCCCTCACCCCGGTGAAATGGCCCGGCTTTGCGGGTTGAGTGTGGCCGAGATAGAAGCGAATCGGTTCGAATGTGCGGCGACCTTTGCCGCGCAATATAATGTCGTGCTGTTGCTGAAAGGTGCACGGACCGTGATCGCGGCTGCGGACGGCCGGGTGGATATCAATGCCACCGGCAACGATGGACTGGCCGCTGGTGGCAGCGGCGATGTCCTGACCGGATTAATCGGCGGTCTGTTGGCCCAGGGCATGGATGCTTTTGCCGCAGCCTCTCTGGGGGCCTGGCTACACGGCCGGGCAGCGGAACTGATCGCCGGGACCAGCGGGACGGCAGGGATGATTGCTACCGACCTGATCTCACATTTGCCCGTGGCACGGCATGAACTGCTGAAAGGAGCCTGA
- a CDS encoding CBS domain-containing protein, protein MLTAKEIMTTDVVAVTTDTSLKELAKKFVETRYSNMPVLDENGKLVGVISETDLVEQQRPMHIPTVMALFDWVFYLDSEKKFKEEVDRVTATTVGELCSRNVVTCSPNDSVRDLAGLMSKHKVHLLPVVEQGKMVGVVARLDLIRAMED, encoded by the coding sequence ATGCTGACAGCAAAAGAAATCATGACAACGGACGTCGTTGCGGTGACAACGGATACCAGCCTCAAGGAACTGGCTAAAAAATTTGTCGAAACCCGTTACAGCAATATGCCGGTATTAGATGAAAACGGCAAACTGGTCGGGGTTATCAGTGAAACCGACCTGGTTGAGCAACAGAGACCGATGCATATTCCCACGGTCATGGCTCTGTTCGATTGGGTTTTTTATCTCGACAGCGAGAAAAAGTTCAAGGAAGAGGTCGACCGGGTCACCGCCACCACCGTGGGGGAACTGTGCAGCCGGAATGTGGTGACCTGTTCCCCGAATGACAGCGTCCGCGATCTGGCAGGACTGATGAGTAAGCACAAGGTTCATCTGTTGCCGGTTGTTGAGCAGGGCAAGATGGTCGGCGTCGTGGCCCGGCTTGACCTGATTCGGGCCATGGAGGATTGA
- a CDS encoding CdaR family protein, with translation MFKLFTENWTLKLISLVFALLLWMFIMGERRLEVGFRVPLELQNIPQGLMIANEVPSLVDVRISGPRTLLMKVSPSDISIVVDLSDLKPGLTTFKRLEERLNLPSGLRVTRLSPSFIDLKLERVKEKLVPIKIALNGDPLAGFQVGSVRAVPDRVIVAGAETELKSVNEVTTEEIDLTGVNQGFSVIVPLIHRGTYTYFKDDKTTEVQVEIQPVETLPTGPADAAGQGAQQPQGKTQ, from the coding sequence ATGTTCAAGCTGTTCACCGAAAATTGGACCTTGAAGCTGATCTCCCTGGTCTTTGCCCTGCTGCTGTGGATGTTCATCATGGGGGAGCGGCGGCTGGAAGTCGGCTTCCGGGTCCCCCTGGAGTTGCAGAATATTCCCCAGGGACTGATGATCGCCAACGAGGTGCCGAGCCTGGTTGATGTGCGCATCAGCGGACCCCGCACCCTGCTGATGAAAGTCAGCCCCAGTGATATCAGTATCGTGGTTGACCTGAGTGACCTGAAACCGGGCCTGACCACCTTCAAGCGTCTTGAAGAGAGGCTGAACCTGCCGAGCGGCCTGCGGGTGACCCGGCTGTCCCCCTCTTTCATCGATCTGAAGCTGGAGCGGGTCAAGGAGAAGTTGGTGCCGATCAAAATCGCCCTGAACGGTGATCCCCTGGCCGGCTTCCAGGTGGGCAGTGTCCGCGCGGTTCCGGATCGGGTGATTGTCGCCGGGGCCGAGACCGAGTTGAAAAGCGTTAATGAAGTGACCACCGAAGAGATTGATCTGACCGGAGTCAATCAAGGCTTTTCGGTGATTGTGCCGCTGATCCATCGGGGCACCTACACTTATTTTAAAGATGACAAAACCACCGAGGTCCAGGTTGAAATCCAACCTGTTGAGACCTTGCCGACCGGGCCGGCGGATGCTGCCGGGCAGGGGGCGCAGCAACCACAGGGGAAGACTCAATGA
- the ftsH gene encoding ATP-dependent zinc metalloprotease FtsH: protein MSQFQKNLALWLVISLLMIMLFNMMTQKETEQKQINYTEFLTAVDAGRVSKITFQGSQLSGVYEDGSKFQTVAPMDDQLIPELKKKGVVIEAKPADDQGFWFTLLISWGPILLLIAVWIFFMRQMQSGGGKAMSFGKSKAKLLTDTQGQVTFKDVAGVDEAKQELEEVVEFLKDPKKFTKLGGKIPKGVLLVGSPGTGKTLLARSVAGEAGVPFFTISGSDFVEMFVGVGASRVRDLFLQGKKNAPCIIFIDEIDAVGRHRGAGLGGGHDEREQTLNQLLVEMDGFESNEGVILVAATNRPDVLDPALLRPGRFDRQVVVPRPDVKGRHKILQVHSRKVPLDENVNLEVVAKATPGFSGADLANLINEGALLAARANKVKVDMDDIEAAKDKVLMGAERRSMVITEEEKKVTAYHEAGHALVSLLTPGSDPVHKVSIIPRGRAMGVTMYLPVEEKYNETAKGLNIRIRAMLGGRIAEELTFDSVTSGASNDLERVTTIARKMVCEWGMSEKIGPLTFGEKEGEVFLGRDMGHVKNYSEATAVDIDNEIRRIIHENYELTRKLLKEHKPQLIALSELLLEKETLNSSEILQVVFPDGVPEYLEEKVEQAEKEEGIDLESLKADSKAAEAASAADQDPAEDAAKPEETAEEAESTDGALKE from the coding sequence GTGAGTCAATTTCAGAAGAACTTAGCACTTTGGCTGGTCATTTCTCTGTTAATGATCATGCTTTTCAATATGATGACCCAGAAAGAAACAGAGCAGAAACAGATCAACTACACCGAGTTCCTGACCGCAGTCGATGCCGGCCGGGTTTCAAAGATCACCTTTCAGGGCAGTCAGCTGAGCGGCGTTTATGAGGACGGTTCCAAGTTCCAGACCGTAGCGCCGATGGACGACCAGCTGATCCCCGAGCTTAAGAAAAAGGGTGTCGTCATTGAAGCCAAACCAGCGGATGACCAGGGTTTCTGGTTTACCCTGCTGATTTCCTGGGGGCCGATCCTGCTGCTGATAGCGGTATGGATATTCTTCATGCGACAAATGCAGTCCGGTGGCGGCAAGGCCATGAGCTTTGGCAAGAGCAAAGCCAAGTTGTTGACCGATACCCAGGGGCAGGTCACCTTCAAGGATGTCGCCGGGGTGGATGAAGCCAAGCAGGAGCTCGAAGAAGTTGTCGAATTCCTCAAGGATCCGAAAAAGTTCACCAAACTCGGCGGCAAGATTCCCAAAGGGGTGCTGCTGGTCGGGTCGCCCGGGACCGGGAAAACCCTGCTTGCCCGCTCTGTGGCTGGCGAGGCCGGGGTACCGTTCTTCACCATCTCCGGGTCCGATTTCGTCGAAATGTTCGTCGGGGTCGGTGCAAGCCGGGTTCGCGACCTGTTTCTGCAGGGCAAAAAAAATGCCCCCTGCATCATCTTTATCGATGAGATCGACGCGGTCGGGCGGCATCGCGGTGCCGGTCTGGGCGGCGGGCATGATGAACGCGAGCAGACCCTTAACCAGTTGCTGGTGGAAATGGACGGCTTCGAATCCAACGAAGGGGTTATTCTGGTTGCCGCAACCAACCGCCCGGACGTCCTCGACCCGGCTCTGTTGCGCCCCGGGCGGTTTGACCGCCAGGTGGTGGTGCCGCGCCCCGATGTCAAGGGTCGGCATAAGATTCTGCAGGTTCATTCGCGCAAGGTACCATTGGATGAAAACGTCAACCTGGAAGTGGTTGCCAAGGCTACTCCGGGCTTCTCCGGTGCCGATCTGGCCAACCTGATCAACGAAGGCGCCCTGCTGGCGGCCCGTGCCAATAAGGTCAAGGTCGATATGGACGATATTGAAGCGGCCAAGGATAAAGTCCTGATGGGCGCCGAACGACGCTCCATGGTGATCACCGAGGAAGAGAAGAAAGTCACCGCCTACCATGAAGCCGGTCACGCCCTGGTGTCGCTGCTGACCCCGGGCTCCGATCCGGTTCATAAGGTCTCCATCATTCCGCGGGGCCGGGCTATGGGGGTTACCATGTACCTGCCGGTGGAAGAGAAATACAATGAAACCGCCAAGGGGCTGAATATCCGCATCCGGGCCATGCTCGGTGGCCGGATCGCCGAAGAACTGACCTTTGATTCGGTTACCAGCGGCGCCAGCAATGACCTTGAACGGGTCACCACCATCGCCCGTAAAATGGTTTGCGAATGGGGGATGAGTGAAAAAATCGGTCCCCTGACCTTTGGAGAAAAAGAGGGCGAGGTCTTCCTCGGCCGTGATATGGGGCATGTCAAGAATTACAGTGAAGCCACCGCGGTCGATATCGACAATGAGATTCGCCGGATCATCCATGAAAATTATGAGCTGACCCGTAAACTGCTCAAGGAACACAAGCCGCAGCTGATTGCGCTGTCTGAACTGTTGCTTGAGAAGGAAACCCTGAACAGCTCGGAAATCCTTCAGGTGGTCTTCCCCGACGGTGTTCCGGAGTACCTGGAGGAGAAAGTCGAACAGGCCGAGAAAGAGGAAGGTATCGATCTGGAAAGCCTGAAAGCCGACAGCAAGGCAGCTGAAGCGGCGAGCGCGGCGGATCAGGATCCTGCGGAGGATGCCGCGAAGCCGGAAGAGACCGCTGAGGAAGCGGAGTCTACGGACGGCGCGCTCAAAGAGTGA
- the cdaA gene encoding diadenylate cyclase CdaA: MFDVFSNIRLLDILDISIVAFIIYRIILLIKGTRAVQMLLGLAVILVVYMASRIGDLHTLNWFLSNFLSSIILVIVVIFQNDIRRALMHVGRNPFLGGTTSREESAVIEELVKACVALGNRKIGALIAIERETGINDILESGTPIDARVSTELIRAIFMPSSPIHDGALVLQQGRLTKAGCFLPLSQGAELNKDLGTRHRAAIGLTELADAIAIIVSEETGKISVAVNGGMTRNLDATSLKKVLGRLLEPRKVKLQKKKKRG; the protein is encoded by the coding sequence ATGTTTGATGTCTTTTCCAATATCCGCTTGCTCGATATCCTCGACATCTCCATTGTTGCGTTTATTATCTACCGCATCATCCTGCTGATCAAAGGGACCCGGGCCGTGCAGATGCTGCTTGGTCTGGCTGTTATCCTGGTGGTCTACATGGCCTCGCGGATCGGCGATCTGCACACCCTGAACTGGTTTCTCAGCAACTTCCTGTCCTCGATCATTCTGGTGATCGTGGTCATCTTTCAAAATGATATTCGCAGAGCCCTGATGCACGTCGGACGCAACCCGTTTCTGGGGGGGACGACCTCGCGTGAGGAGTCCGCGGTGATCGAAGAGCTGGTGAAGGCCTGTGTCGCCCTCGGTAATCGCAAAATCGGCGCGCTGATCGCCATCGAGCGGGAGACCGGCATCAACGATATCCTGGAATCCGGCACCCCTATTGATGCGCGCGTTTCAACGGAATTGATCCGTGCCATCTTCATGCCGTCGTCGCCGATCCATGACGGTGCGCTGGTGCTGCAACAGGGGCGGCTGACCAAAGCCGGCTGTTTTCTGCCCTTGAGCCAGGGGGCAGAGCTGAACAAAGACCTGGGCACGCGCCACCGGGCCGCCATTGGACTGACCGAGCTGGCTGACGCCATCGCCATCATCGTTTCCGAGGAGACCGGGAAGATTTCGGTGGCGGTTAATGGAGGCATGACCCGTAACCTGGATGCGACCAGCCTGAAAAAAGTTCTCGGCCGGTTGCTTGAACCGCGTAAAGTCAAACTGCAGAAGAAAAAGAAGAGAGGGTAG
- the tsaE gene encoding tRNA (adenosine(37)-N6)-threonylcarbamoyltransferase complex ATPase subunit type 1 TsaE, with the protein MSSWVFTSSDEAATCELGRLLGCLLEDPALILLEGDLGTGKSVFARGVARGLGVDARIPITSPTFTLMNHYRARLDLYHFDLYRLTDPDELIEIGFDDYAYGSGVALVEWPEKTGDTLQGGLWVRLQRLDNERRLIELSAQDEDHRTLLERLRAFVVETAVEQK; encoded by the coding sequence GTGAGCTCCTGGGTGTTTACCAGTTCCGATGAAGCGGCAACCTGCGAACTGGGGAGACTGCTGGGCTGCCTGTTGGAGGATCCGGCCCTGATTCTACTGGAGGGCGACCTGGGAACCGGGAAATCGGTCTTTGCCCGCGGGGTTGCCCGAGGCCTGGGAGTTGATGCGCGGATCCCGATCACCAGCCCCACCTTTACCCTGATGAATCACTACCGGGCAAGGCTGGATCTTTATCATTTTGACCTTTATCGGTTGACCGATCCGGACGAATTAATTGAGATCGGTTTTGATGATTATGCCTATGGTTCCGGGGTCGCGCTGGTGGAATGGCCTGAAAAAACCGGCGATACCCTGCAGGGTGGGCTTTGGGTCCGCTTGCAACGTCTCGACAATGAGCGGCGGCTGATTGAATTGTCCGCTCAGGATGAGGACCATCGGACCCTGCTTGAGCGCCTGAGAGCCTTTGTGGTAGAGACCGCGGTCGAGCAAAAGTAG
- a CDS encoding holo-ACP synthase, which produces MAIVGIGTDLARIDRFRKFLTPDNKLLERVFSAEERNYALGKHDPASHLAARFAAKEAFLKALGTGLRDGLSWQQVCVVNDSLGCPTLAISARAAEMMAERGASKVFLSYSHDGDYAVATVVLEG; this is translated from the coding sequence TTGGCCATTGTCGGGATTGGAACTGATCTCGCTCGTATCGACCGGTTCAGAAAGTTCCTGACACCGGATAATAAACTGCTGGAGCGGGTTTTTTCCGCAGAAGAACGCAATTACGCGCTGGGCAAGCATGATCCGGCCTCCCACCTGGCGGCACGCTTTGCCGCCAAAGAAGCATTTCTTAAGGCGTTGGGGACAGGGCTTCGCGATGGCCTGAGTTGGCAACAGGTCTGTGTCGTCAATGATTCCCTTGGCTGCCCGACCCTGGCCATTTCCGCACGTGCTGCGGAAATGATGGCGGAACGGGGTGCGTCCAAAGTCTTTTTAAGTTATTCCCATGACGGTGACTACGCCGTGGCTACAGTGGTTCTGGAGGGCTGA
- the folP gene encoding dihydropteroate synthase, producing MMKTPAILVGKGCRLELRLPAIMGVLNVTPDSFSDGGCFQAPDAAVQQALRMEQAGATLIDIGGESTRPGAELISAAEEIARVVPVIERIRQETDLPLSIDTNKAEVARAAILAGANFINDISGLTFDPQMARTAAETGAGLVVMHTRGTPAQMQNNTEYADLCGEVLAFLQHSLDLAAAVGIDKSRIAVDPGIGFGKSVIGNLELLGSLQRLRALGCPILLGTSRKSFIGKILDQQNPRERLSGTLATIALGVAQGAHIFRVHDVAPAREAALVAWAVRERELP from the coding sequence ATGATGAAAACTCCGGCGATTCTGGTCGGCAAGGGCTGCCGGCTTGAGCTGCGCCTGCCGGCGATCATGGGGGTGCTGAACGTCACGCCGGATTCGTTTTCGGACGGCGGCTGTTTTCAGGCCCCGGATGCCGCGGTGCAGCAGGCCCTGCGCATGGAACAGGCCGGCGCCACACTCATCGATATCGGCGGGGAAAGTACCCGCCCCGGTGCAGAGCTGATCAGCGCTGCCGAAGAGATTGCGCGGGTTGTGCCGGTGATCGAGCGGATCCGGCAAGAAACCGACCTGCCGCTGTCCATCGATACCAATAAGGCCGAAGTAGCCCGCGCGGCCATCCTGGCCGGGGCCAACTTCATCAACGACATCAGCGGGCTGACCTTTGATCCCCAAATGGCCAGGACTGCCGCCGAAACGGGCGCCGGACTGGTGGTCATGCACACCCGTGGGACCCCGGCACAGATGCAGAACAACACCGAATATGCCGATCTGTGCGGTGAAGTTCTGGCGTTTTTACAGCACAGCCTGGATCTTGCCGCTGCTGTCGGGATCGATAAAAGCCGTATCGCTGTGGATCCGGGCATCGGCTTCGGCAAAAGTGTCATTGGGAACCTGGAGCTGCTGGGTTCCCTGCAACGTCTCCGGGCGCTGGGTTGTCCGATCCTGCTGGGAACGTCGCGAAAAAGTTTTATCGGCAAAATTCTTGATCAGCAGAACCCTCGCGAGCGGCTGTCCGGTACCCTCGCAACGATTGCTCTGGGAGTTGCGCAGGGAGCGCATATCTTCCGCGTTCACGATGTCGCACCGGCACGGGAAGCTGCGCTGGTGGCCTGGGCTGTGCGCGAGCGGGAGTTGCCCTGA
- the glmM gene encoding phosphoglucosamine mutase: MSIEKKLFGTDGVRGVANIEPMTTEMAMQLGRAAAYVFKNDGNRRHRVVIGKDTRLSGYMIENALVAGICSMGVDVLLVGPLPTPGIAFITSSMRADAGVVISASHNPYQDNGIKFFSNTGFKLPDELELRIEELIINRRLEDLRPIAAEVGKAYRIDDAIGRYVVFLKNAFPKDLDLQGLRIVLDCANGAGYKVAPAVLTELGAEVIPLGVKPDGTNINEGCGSLHPEVMAEKVREYRADLGIALDGDADRVIFVDEKGVEVDGDHIMALCGTEMIKAGQLQKKTVVATVMSNMGLDIAIKKAGGKVIRTAVGDRYVVEEMISGGYNLGGEQSGHMIFLDHNTTGDGILSALQVLAIMQRKGKRLSELARVMTSLPQVLVNVRVRKKAELHEIEPIKKIIDEVEAELGDKGRVLIRYSGTEPLLRVMLEGENQNRITVLAEQLADAVREHLGA; this comes from the coding sequence ATGAGCATTGAAAAAAAACTGTTCGGCACCGACGGGGTGCGGGGCGTAGCGAATATCGAGCCGATGACCACGGAAATGGCCATGCAACTCGGGCGGGCAGCGGCCTATGTGTTTAAGAACGACGGCAACCGGCGCCACCGGGTGGTGATCGGCAAGGATACCCGGCTGTCCGGCTACATGATCGAGAATGCGCTGGTCGCCGGGATCTGTTCCATGGGGGTGGATGTTCTGCTGGTCGGGCCGTTGCCGACCCCGGGGATTGCTTTTATCACCTCTTCCATGCGGGCCGACGCGGGGGTGGTGATCAGTGCCTCGCACAACCCTTATCAGGACAACGGTATCAAGTTTTTCTCAAATACCGGGTTTAAACTGCCCGACGAACTTGAGCTGCGTATTGAGGAACTGATTATCAATCGCCGGCTGGAGGATTTGCGGCCAATAGCCGCTGAAGTGGGCAAGGCCTACCGGATCGATGACGCCATCGGCCGCTATGTCGTGTTCCTGAAGAACGCCTTCCCTAAAGACCTTGATCTGCAGGGCTTGCGCATTGTGCTCGATTGCGCCAACGGCGCCGGCTATAAGGTCGCACCGGCGGTCCTCACCGAACTCGGAGCCGAAGTCATCCCCCTTGGTGTCAAACCGGATGGGACCAATATCAACGAAGGATGCGGGTCCCTGCATCCGGAAGTGATGGCGGAAAAGGTCCGCGAATATCGGGCCGATCTCGGCATTGCCCTGGACGGCGACGCCGACCGGGTGATTTTTGTCGATGAAAAAGGAGTCGAGGTCGACGGTGATCACATCATGGCCCTGTGCGGCACGGAAATGATCAAGGCCGGTCAGTTGCAGAAAAAAACTGTGGTTGCTACGGTGATGAGCAACATGGGGCTGGATATCGCCATCAAAAAAGCGGGCGGCAAAGTCATCAGGACTGCGGTCGGCGATCGTTACGTGGTCGAAGAAATGATCAGCGGTGGCTATAATTTAGGTGGTGAACAGTCGGGACATATGATTTTCCTCGATCACAATACCACCGGCGACGGCATTCTTTCCGCCCTGCAGGTGCTGGCGATCATGCAGCGCAAAGGTAAGCGGCTGTCGGAATTGGCCCGGGTCATGACTTCTCTTCCCCAGGTTCTGGTGAACGTGCGGGTGAGAAAAAAGGCCGAGCTGCATGAAATTGAGCCGATCAAGAAGATTATCGATGAGGTCGAGGCGGAACTCGGCGATAAGGGCAGAGTGTTGATTCGTTATTCCGGTACCGAACCCCTATTGCGGGTGATGCTGGAAGGTGAAAACCAAAACCGGATTACCGTCCTCGCCGAGCAGCTGGCCGACGCGGTTCGCGAGCACTTGGGAGCCTGA
- a CDS encoding pyridoxine 5'-phosphate synthase: MAKLGVNVDHIATIRQARGITEPDPVTAAAIAELAGADGITVHLREDRRHIQDRDVEILRKTVKTRLNLEMALTDEMVAIALKTLPDSVTLVPEGRHELTTEGGLDVSLLQSTLKEKIALLKQAGIVVSLFIEPDIDQIKASHRVGADFIEIHTGTYCEAQSEVDQLQQLQRIEIGISAARKLGLRVNAGHGLDYRNVGPVVALGGIEEFNIGHSIVARAALVGMERAVREMLQLLKG, translated from the coding sequence GTGGCAAAACTTGGAGTCAATGTTGACCATATTGCAACCATCCGCCAGGCCCGTGGCATCACTGAGCCGGATCCGGTAACGGCCGCGGCCATTGCCGAACTCGCCGGCGCTGACGGAATTACCGTGCACCTGCGCGAAGACCGTCGGCATATTCAGGATCGCGATGTCGAAATTCTCAGGAAAACTGTCAAAACCAGACTCAATCTGGAGATGGCGTTGACCGACGAAATGGTCGCTATCGCCCTGAAAACCCTCCCCGACTCCGTGACCCTGGTTCCCGAAGGGCGTCATGAACTGACCACGGAGGGCGGCCTGGATGTCTCCCTGTTACAATCGACTCTGAAGGAAAAAATTGCCCTGCTCAAACAGGCCGGGATTGTTGTCAGCCTGTTCATCGAGCCGGATATCGATCAGATCAAAGCCAGCCACCGGGTCGGTGCGGATTTTATCGAAATTCATACCGGAACCTATTGTGAGGCCCAAAGCGAAGTGGACCAACTGCAGCAACTGCAGCGCATCGAAATTGGGATCAGCGCAGCTCGCAAGCTGGGGCTGCGGGTCAATGCCGGTCATGGTCTCGACTATCGTAATGTCGGCCCGGTTGTCGCCTTGGGTGGCATCGAAGAATTCAACATCGGCCACAGCATCGTGGCGCGGGCGGCTCTGGTCGGCATGGAGCGTGCGGTTCGGGAAATGCTGCAATTATTGAAAGGTTGA